In a single window of the Flavobacterium sp. W4I14 genome:
- a CDS encoding Fe-Mn family superoxide dismutase (product_source=KO:K04564; cath_funfam=1.10.287.990; cog=COG0605; ko=KO:K04564; pfam=PF00081,PF02777; superfamily=46609,54719) produces the protein MAFELPALHYATDALEPHIDKTTMEIHHDKHHQAYVTNLNKALEGKPEATSSIEEIVKNISKFPAAVRNNGGGHYNHSLFWNILGPNKGGEPTGDLAKAINETFGSFADLKTKLQEAGATRFGSGWAWLSVGADKKLQVSSTPNQDNPLMDVAEVKGTPILGIDVWEHAYYLKYQNKRPDYLTAIWNVVNWDAVAELYKKAL, from the coding sequence ATGGCTTTTGAATTACCTGCGTTACATTACGCAACCGATGCATTAGAACCGCATATTGATAAAACTACCATGGAAATCCACCATGATAAACACCATCAGGCTTACGTTACCAACCTAAATAAAGCTTTAGAAGGTAAGCCGGAAGCGACTTCGAGCATCGAGGAAATTGTAAAAAACATTTCAAAATTCCCAGCTGCTGTGAGAAACAACGGTGGAGGTCACTATAATCACTCTTTGTTCTGGAATATTTTAGGCCCAAATAAAGGTGGTGAGCCAACTGGCGATTTAGCTAAAGCAATTAACGAAACTTTTGGCTCGTTTGCTGATCTTAAAACTAAATTACAAGAAGCTGGTGCTACCCGTTTTGGTTCTGGTTGGGCTTGGTTATCAGTTGGTGCTGATAAAAAACTTCAGGTTTCTTCTACACCAAACCAGGATAACCCTCTAATGGATGTTGCTGAAGTTAAAGGAACACCAATTTTAGGTATTGATGTTTGGGAACACGCATATTACTTAAAATACCAAAACAAACGCCCTGATTATTTAACGGCAATTTGGAATGTAGTTAACTGGGATGCAGTTGCTGAGCTTTACAAAAAAGCTTTGTAA
- a CDS encoding protein CpxP (product_source=KO:K06006; cath_funfam=1.10.10.10; ko=KO:K06006; smart=SM01083; superfamily=47060) produces MKRLVILFLVIVGVNGLVRAQQNKVPTPGEIAQKNVEDLDKRLKLNGTQKSVIYSFTYNQAKEQADLIKRQQAGNSREEDVDKFYKLQNETSKNIRNVLRPEQQTEYDKIIEERLSGKGLKAKNKKKKKGEEEEVESDIKGLLSAPPVGKQDL; encoded by the coding sequence ATGAAAAGGCTTGTAATTTTATTTTTAGTTATTGTTGGTGTAAATGGATTGGTGCGTGCACAGCAAAATAAAGTACCTACTCCAGGAGAAATTGCACAGAAGAATGTGGAGGATCTGGATAAACGATTAAAACTAAATGGCACCCAAAAAAGCGTAATTTACAGCTTTACCTATAACCAGGCGAAAGAGCAGGCTGATTTAATCAAAAGACAACAGGCAGGCAACTCACGCGAAGAGGATGTAGATAAATTTTATAAGCTACAGAACGAAACCTCAAAAAATATCCGCAATGTTTTAAGGCCAGAGCAACAAACCGAATATGATAAAATCATTGAGGAACGTTTAAGCGGTAAAGGCTTAAAAGCAAAAAATAAGAAAAAGAAAAAAGGCGAAGAAGAGGAAGTAGAGAGCGATATTAAAGGATTGTTATCAGCACCTCCAGTGGGAAAACAAGATCTCTAA
- a CDS encoding MFS family permease (product_source=COG0477; cog=COG0477; superfamily=103473; transmembrane_helix_parts=Outside_1_3,TMhelix_4_24,Inside_25_30,TMhelix_31_53,Outside_54_81), translating to MPEIIVGTIVLGLLLSPQLLAGFLAKRTGRNFWFWFFISFLIPLISLIVLIFLEDKNPATSGYKLADHVDREKGLVSEAVK from the coding sequence ATGCCAGAGATAATCGTAGGCACTATTGTACTCGGACTACTACTGTCGCCACAGTTACTTGCAGGTTTTTTGGCTAAGCGAACAGGCCGGAATTTCTGGTTCTGGTTTTTCATTTCCTTTTTAATCCCCCTTATTTCGTTAATTGTTTTGATCTTTTTAGAAGATAAGAACCCCGCTACATCAGGCTATAAACTGGCTGATCATGTAGATAGGGAGAAGGGATTAGTTTCCGAGGCTGTGAAATAA
- a CDS encoding LysR family hydrogen peroxide-inducible transcriptional activator (product_source=KO:K04761; cath_funfam=1.10.10.10,3.40.190.10; cog=COG0583; ko=KO:K04761; pfam=PF00126,PF03466; superfamily=46785,53850) has translation MTLVQLEYIVAVDTYRSFVTAADKCFVTQPTLSMQVQKLEELISVKIFDRSKQPVSPTEIGAQIIAQARIILQESGKIKELISSQQQDVLGELRIGVIPTVAPYLLPEVISAMLDKYPELKLLIWEYTTEDIIHHLKTGVLDCGILATPLTDPNITEIPLYYENFVSYISKNSKLYKKKAVDAEDLNDENIWLLNEGHCMRNQVLNICRSTKNNRLQGLEYNTGSVETLVRMVDLNGGATLLPELAIAELNAKQTSKIRHFKSPEPVREISLVTHKNFIKKRMLNALKDEILEIIPKAMKQKKKKDIVGI, from the coding sequence ATGACTTTAGTTCAGCTAGAATATATCGTTGCTGTAGATACTTACAGAAGTTTTGTTACCGCTGCAGATAAATGTTTTGTAACGCAGCCTACCTTAAGTATGCAGGTACAAAAACTGGAGGAATTGATCAGCGTTAAAATTTTCGACAGGAGCAAACAGCCGGTAAGCCCGACCGAAATTGGCGCCCAGATTATTGCTCAGGCCAGGATTATTTTACAGGAAAGCGGAAAAATAAAAGAACTGATCAGCAGTCAGCAGCAGGATGTTTTAGGCGAACTAAGAATAGGCGTAATTCCAACTGTTGCACCATACCTGCTCCCCGAAGTAATTTCTGCTATGCTGGATAAATATCCTGAATTAAAACTTTTAATCTGGGAATATACCACCGAAGATATTATTCACCACCTCAAAACAGGTGTACTGGATTGTGGTATTTTAGCCACACCACTTACCGATCCGAACATTACCGAAATCCCATTATATTACGAAAACTTTGTAAGCTATATCAGCAAAAACAGCAAACTTTATAAAAAGAAGGCAGTTGACGCGGAAGACCTGAATGATGAAAACATCTGGCTTTTGAACGAAGGTCATTGTATGCGCAATCAGGTATTGAACATTTGCCGCTCTACAAAAAACAACAGACTACAGGGACTGGAATACAATACAGGCAGTGTAGAAACCCTGGTGCGTATGGTTGATTTAAACGGTGGCGCAACATTATTGCCCGAACTGGCCATAGCAGAATTAAACGCAAAACAGACTAGTAAAATCCGTCATTTTAAATCGCCTGAGCCTGTGCGCGAGATCAGCCTGGTAACCCATAAAAACTTTATTAAAAAACGGATGCTTAATGCTTTAAAAGATGAAATTTTAGAAATTATCCCAAAAGCCATGAAGCAGAAAAAGAAAAAAGATATTGTTGGGATATAA
- a CDS encoding putative GH43/DUF377 family glycosyl hydrolase (product_source=COG2152; cath_funfam=2.115.10.20; cleavage_site_network=SignalP-noTM; cog=COG2152; ko=KO:K21065; pfam=PF04041; superfamily=75005; transmembrane_helix_parts=Inside_1_4,TMhelix_5_27,Outside_28_378): MNRIVLRLALLVIFLPLAFAANAQNQFSDWALGPFIRPENVNPIISPKAESVFFDPMSKQKIAWEAGDVFNPAAAVYNNKVYLLYRGEDRSGNGIGMRTSRIGIAESSNGITMKRNPAPVLYPDEDNQKAYEWPGGCEDPRIAVTAEGVYVMLYTQWNRNVFRLAVATSKDLKYWTKHGPAFSRAYNGKFQNLKCKSGSIVTKVENGKQVIAKINGKYMMYWGERFMNIATSVDLINWEPALNANGDLDLIVKPRKKYFDSDLTECGPPAIVTDKGILVLYNGKNRSDAERDTNYVANTYSAGQVLFDLKHPSKVIARLDQPFFVPTAPFEKSGQYPSGTVFIEGLVYFKEKWFLYYGCADSRVAVAIYDPAAKKSHK; this comes from the coding sequence ATGAACAGAATTGTTTTACGCTTAGCCCTTCTTGTCATTTTTCTTCCGCTGGCCTTTGCAGCAAATGCCCAAAACCAATTTTCCGATTGGGCATTAGGGCCATTTATACGGCCGGAAAATGTTAATCCCATTATTTCGCCAAAAGCCGAAAGTGTTTTCTTCGATCCGATGAGTAAACAAAAAATAGCGTGGGAAGCAGGCGATGTATTTAATCCTGCTGCTGCTGTATACAACAATAAAGTATATCTGCTCTATCGCGGAGAAGATAGGTCTGGTAATGGAATTGGCATGCGTACTTCCAGGATAGGTATTGCTGAAAGTAGTAATGGCATTACAATGAAGCGGAATCCAGCGCCTGTGCTCTACCCTGATGAAGACAATCAGAAAGCATACGAATGGCCGGGTGGTTGCGAAGACCCGCGAATTGCGGTTACCGCAGAGGGTGTGTATGTGATGCTGTACACCCAGTGGAACCGAAATGTATTCCGCCTGGCTGTAGCCACTTCCAAAGATTTAAAATACTGGACTAAACACGGACCTGCGTTTAGTAGAGCATATAATGGAAAATTTCAAAATCTCAAATGCAAATCTGGTTCAATTGTAACCAAGGTGGAAAATGGAAAACAAGTGATCGCCAAAATAAACGGCAAATATATGATGTACTGGGGCGAACGTTTCATGAATATTGCTACCTCGGTCGATCTTATTAATTGGGAACCAGCTTTAAATGCAAATGGTGATTTAGATTTAATTGTGAAGCCCAGGAAAAAATATTTCGATAGCGACCTGACAGAATGCGGTCCGCCGGCAATTGTAACCGATAAGGGTATTTTAGTTTTATATAATGGTAAAAACAGGAGTGATGCTGAAAGAGATACCAATTATGTAGCCAATACCTATTCGGCCGGACAGGTGTTGTTCGACCTGAAGCATCCATCAAAAGTGATCGCGCGGCTTGATCAACCTTTTTTTGTACCTACTGCGCCTTTCGAAAAAAGCGGGCAATACCCGTCAGGCACGGTTTTTATCGAGGGGCTGGTTTATTTCAAAGAGAAATGGTTTTTATATTATGGCTGTGCCGACAGCCGGGTAGCAGTAGCCATTTATGATCCTGCCGCTAAAAAAAGCCATAAATAA
- a CDS encoding GDP-L-fucose synthase (product_source=KO:K02377; cath_funfam=3.40.50.720; cog=COG0451; ko=KO:K02377; pfam=PF01370; superfamily=51735): protein MEKNAKIYVAGHRGMVGSAIYRKLQKEGYENIITKTSSELDLRNQQAVTDFFAAEKPDYVFLAAAKVGGIVANNTYRADFLYENLAIQNNVIHNAYVNCVKKLMFLGSSCIYPKMAPQPLKEDYLLTGTLEHTNEPYAIAKIAGIKMCDAYRDQYGCNFISVMPTNLYGFNDNYHPQNSHVLPALIRKVHEAKANNEKEIVVWGSGSPMREFLFADDLADACYFLMQNYNEPHLINVGTGHDLTIKDLALLIKEVLGFEGELVFDASKPDGTPRKLMDVSKLHNLGWKHQIELREGITLAYQDFESRY from the coding sequence GTGGAAAAAAACGCTAAAATATATGTTGCAGGTCATCGTGGTATGGTGGGTTCGGCCATTTACCGCAAACTGCAAAAAGAGGGTTACGAGAACATTATAACCAAAACTTCGAGCGAGCTAGATTTACGCAACCAACAGGCGGTTACCGATTTCTTTGCAGCAGAAAAACCAGATTATGTATTTCTTGCCGCAGCAAAGGTAGGAGGCATTGTCGCCAACAATACATACAGGGCCGACTTTCTCTACGAAAATTTAGCCATACAAAATAATGTGATCCACAATGCTTATGTAAATTGCGTTAAGAAACTCATGTTTTTGGGATCAAGCTGTATTTACCCTAAAATGGCCCCACAGCCCTTAAAGGAAGATTACCTTTTGACCGGAACATTAGAGCACACCAATGAGCCTTATGCGATTGCAAAAATTGCAGGAATCAAAATGTGCGATGCCTACCGCGATCAATATGGCTGTAATTTTATCTCGGTAATGCCAACAAATTTATATGGCTTTAATGATAATTATCACCCTCAAAATTCGCATGTTTTACCTGCTTTGATCCGTAAGGTACACGAGGCAAAAGCAAATAACGAAAAAGAAATTGTGGTTTGGGGATCCGGTTCGCCCATGCGCGAATTTTTGTTTGCAGATGATCTGGCAGACGCCTGTTATTTCCTGATGCAAAACTACAACGAGCCGCATTTGATTAATGTTGGTACCGGGCACGATTTAACCATTAAAGACCTCGCTTTATTAATCAAAGAGGTATTAGGCTTTGAAGGCGAATTGGTATTCGATGCAAGCAAACCCGATGGAACACCGCGTAAATTGATGGACGTAAGCAAACTTCATAATTTAGGCTGGAAACATCAAATAGAACTTCGCGAAGGTATTACGTTGGCTTACCAGGATTTTGAAAGCCGGTACTAA
- a CDS encoding tRNA (guanine-N7-)-methyltransferase (product_source=KO:K03439; cath_funfam=3.40.50.150; cog=COG0220; ko=KO:K03439; pfam=PF02390; superfamily=53335; tigrfam=TIGR00091), translated as MGKDKLRRFAEIETFANVYQLEQGKALKGNWASAHFKNTNPVVLELACGKGEYSVNLARLFPEKNFIGIDYKGNRIWRGAKTAIEDGISNVAFLRIQIENLLDYFNEGEIDEIWITFPDPQPQDSREKKRLTFPAFLNRYKLVLKPGGNVNLKTDNDQLYVYTCEKVAELGLPVHKNTDHLYTSELVDEVLSIKTYYEKKYLLHDKNINYIQFSFE; from the coding sequence TTGGGTAAAGATAAACTTAGGCGTTTTGCAGAAATTGAAACATTTGCAAACGTATATCAATTAGAACAAGGAAAAGCTTTAAAGGGAAACTGGGCTTCTGCACATTTTAAAAATACAAATCCCGTTGTACTCGAACTGGCATGTGGAAAAGGCGAGTATTCGGTAAACTTAGCCAGGTTATTTCCTGAAAAAAACTTTATAGGTATTGATTATAAAGGTAACCGCATTTGGAGAGGCGCAAAAACAGCTATTGAAGATGGAATTAGCAACGTTGCTTTTTTAAGAATCCAGATTGAAAATTTATTGGATTATTTCAACGAAGGAGAAATTGATGAGATCTGGATCACTTTCCCCGATCCGCAACCACAGGATAGCCGTGAGAAAAAACGTTTGACTTTCCCCGCATTCCTGAACCGTTATAAACTTGTTTTAAAACCAGGGGGCAATGTTAATTTGAAAACGGATAACGACCAATTGTATGTCTATACTTGCGAAAAGGTTGCAGAGTTAGGATTACCTGTACATAAAAACACCGATCATCTGTATACTTCTGAACTGGTTGATGAAGTATTGTCGATCAAAACCTATTACGAGAAAAAATACTTATTACACGATAAAAATATTAATTATATTCAATTTTCTTTTGAATAA
- a CDS encoding methylated-DNA-protein-cysteine methyltransferase-like protein (product_source=KO:K07443; cath_funfam=1.10.10.10; cog=COG3695; ko=KO:K07443; pfam=PF01035; superfamily=46767; tigrfam=TIGR00589), which yields MDTNFYEQVYEIARLIPKGRVTSYGAIAKSLGAAKSSRMVGHAMLYAGTAHPGVPAHRVVNSSGLLTGKFHFKPPELMEELLRKEGVEVKNDKVVNFKKVFWNPLEEITI from the coding sequence ATGGATACCAACTTTTACGAACAGGTTTATGAGATTGCCCGGTTAATTCCGAAAGGAAGGGTTACATCTTATGGCGCTATCGCGAAAAGTTTAGGTGCAGCAAAATCATCAAGAATGGTTGGACATGCCATGCTTTATGCCGGAACAGCCCATCCTGGTGTACCTGCCCATAGGGTGGTAAACAGTAGTGGTTTGCTTACCGGAAAGTTCCATTTCAAACCGCCCGAACTGATGGAGGAGCTGTTAAGGAAAGAAGGCGTTGAAGTAAAGAACGATAAGGTGGTAAACTTTAAAAAGGTATTCTGGAATCCGCTCGAAGAAATTACAATATAA
- a CDS encoding hypothetical protein (product_source=Hypo-rule applied; cath_funfam=4.10.280.10; superfamily=81345; transmembrane_helix_parts=Outside_1_9,TMhelix_10_29,Inside_30_35,TMhelix_36_58,Outside_59_67,TMhelix_68_85,Inside_86_91,TMhelix_92_109,Outside_110_119): MKMISPKFHAVLDYLLVMLLLASPDIFGLSKTASTLAYALGIIHFLLTITTSFSGGIFKIINLKLHGLIEFFVSITLVILAFTLFKGNLTDEIFYACLGLLILIIFTLTDYKRSLPVIL, translated from the coding sequence ATGAAAATGATATCTCCAAAATTTCATGCCGTTTTAGATTACCTGTTGGTAATGCTTTTACTGGCTTCGCCTGATATTTTTGGCCTTTCTAAAACCGCCTCAACACTAGCATATGCGCTGGGCATCATTCATTTTTTATTAACGATAACTACTAGTTTTAGCGGGGGTATTTTTAAAATCATTAACCTTAAACTTCATGGTCTTATCGAGTTTTTTGTTAGTATTACCCTTGTTATCTTAGCCTTTACACTTTTTAAAGGGAATTTAACCGACGAAATTTTCTATGCCTGTTTAGGTTTATTGATTCTGATTATTTTTACCCTTACCGATTATAAGCGAAGTTTACCCGTTATATTGTAA
- a CDS encoding AhpD family alkylhydroperoxidase (product_source=TIGR00778; cath_funfam=1.20.1290.10; cog=COG0599; pfam=PF02627; superfamily=69118; tigrfam=TIGR00778) — protein MGKLVEEFNGYREKMNDRIMETANTNIKRFFALDTTSYADGALDVKTKEMLGLVASMVLRCDDCIKYHLGKCFDAGVNHDEMNEIFMIANLVGGSIVIPHYRRAVEYWDELSLELGV, from the coding sequence ATGGGAAAGCTTGTAGAAGAATTTAATGGTTATCGTGAAAAAATGAACGATAGAATTATGGAAACGGCGAATACAAATATTAAACGATTTTTTGCGCTCGATACAACCTCCTATGCTGATGGAGCGTTAGATGTTAAAACGAAAGAGATGCTAGGCCTGGTAGCCTCAATGGTTTTACGTTGTGATGATTGCATTAAATACCATTTAGGCAAGTGTTTCGATGCTGGTGTAAACCATGATGAGATGAACGAAATTTTCATGATCGCCAATCTTGTAGGCGGTAGTATTGTAATTCCACATTACAGGAGAGCGGTGGAGTATTGGGATGAGCTAAGTTTGGAGTTGGGAGTTTAG
- a CDS encoding four helix bundle protein (product_source=TIGR02436; cath_funfam=1.20.1440.60; pfam=PF05635; superfamily=158446; tigrfam=TIGR02436), producing the protein MGTIKDLLAYQKGFKLSMEIFHISKRFPSEEKYSLTDQVRRCSRSVCANLAEAYRKRKYPNHFVSKLSDADTENGETQTWLEFALACSYISEDEFNTLNDQAEEVAKLLVYMMNNPEKFLIKLS; encoded by the coding sequence ATGGGAACAATTAAGGATTTATTGGCTTATCAGAAAGGATTTAAACTTTCAATGGAAATATTCCATATTTCTAAAAGGTTTCCATCAGAAGAAAAATATAGTTTAACGGATCAGGTCAGAAGATGCTCAAGAAGTGTTTGTGCAAACTTGGCAGAGGCTTACAGAAAAAGGAAATATCCTAACCATTTTGTTAGTAAGCTTTCTGATGCTGATACCGAAAATGGTGAAACTCAAACCTGGCTAGAATTCGCTCTGGCCTGTAGTTACATTTCTGAGGATGAATTTAATACGTTAAACGATCAAGCAGAGGAAGTTGCAAAGTTATTGGTATACATGATGAATAACCCAGAAAAGTTCTTAATCAAATTGTCTTAA
- a CDS encoding DNA-3-methyladenine glycosylase I (product_source=KO:K01246; cath_funfam=1.10.340.30; cog=COG2818; ko=KO:K01246; pfam=PF03352; superfamily=48150; tigrfam=TIGR00624), whose translation MNDSKLSPMPTQNSQPQTPNSIIRCSWAGSDPLYIKYHDEEWGKPVCDDKILFEFLILEGAQAGLSWITILRRRENYRKAFANFEVNKVAAFTEKDVERLMNNEGIIRNRLKVNGAITNAKLFIEIQKEFGSFSTYMWSFVLDGKPIQNQIEKMSDVPPRTELSDQISKDMKKRGFKFFGTTICYAHMQATGMVNDHLLNCCAR comes from the coding sequence TTGAATGACTCCAAGCTTAGCCCTATGCCAACTCAAAACTCCCAACCCCAAACTCCCAACTCAATAATCCGCTGCAGTTGGGCAGGCTCCGATCCGCTTTACATTAAATATCATGATGAAGAATGGGGAAAGCCTGTCTGTGATGATAAAATTTTATTCGAATTCCTGATTCTCGAAGGTGCGCAGGCTGGCTTAAGCTGGATTACTATTCTTAGAAGACGGGAAAACTACCGTAAAGCCTTTGCTAATTTTGAGGTTAACAAAGTAGCTGCTTTTACCGAAAAAGATGTAGAACGGCTGATGAACAATGAAGGTATTATCCGCAATCGCTTAAAAGTTAACGGAGCCATTACCAATGCCAAACTGTTCATCGAAATCCAGAAAGAATTTGGAAGCTTTTCTACATACATGTGGAGTTTTGTTCTTGATGGTAAACCGATCCAAAATCAAATTGAGAAAATGAGTGATGTTCCGCCAAGAACCGAACTTTCCGATCAGATCAGTAAAGACATGAAAAAACGTGGTTTCAAATTTTTCGGCACCACCATCTGTTATGCACATATGCAGGCAACCGGCATGGTTAACGATCATTTATTAAACTGCTGCGCAAGGTAA
- a CDS encoding ribosomal-protein-alanine N-acetyltransferase (product_source=KO:K03790; cath_funfam=3.40.630.30; cog=COG1670; ko=KO:K03790; pfam=PF13302; superfamily=55729), which translates to MFASVTIYTDRFLLRQFCSDDLAFIFEGLSHPDVIRYYGVRYASLEETNEQLIWFNDLQKNETGIWWAICDKENLGLLGAIGFNDLSKTDQKAEIGFWLLPKYWGEGIIKEVANPICNYAFEELGLIKIEAMVETQNENSKKVLQKLDFDFQKTMEDCEIKNNELISLAIYVKLSIKI; encoded by the coding sequence ATGTTTGCTTCAGTTACAATATATACGGATAGATTTTTATTGAGGCAATTTTGTTCTGACGATCTAGCATTTATTTTTGAAGGATTGTCCCATCCTGATGTGATTCGCTATTATGGTGTGCGCTATGCAAGCCTAGAGGAAACCAATGAGCAATTGATCTGGTTCAATGACCTTCAAAAAAATGAAACAGGTATCTGGTGGGCAATCTGTGATAAAGAAAACCTTGGTCTCTTAGGTGCCATAGGATTTAATGATTTAAGTAAAACAGACCAAAAGGCTGAAATCGGTTTTTGGCTGTTGCCCAAATATTGGGGAGAAGGCATCATTAAAGAAGTAGCAAATCCCATTTGCAATTATGCCTTTGAGGAATTAGGCTTAATAAAGATCGAGGCTATGGTTGAAACTCAAAATGAAAACAGCAAAAAGGTACTCCAAAAACTTGATTTTGATTTTCAGAAAACAATGGAGGACTGTGAAATTAAAAACAATGAGCTGATCAGTTTAGCCATTTATGTAAAGCTAAGCATCAAGATATGA
- a CDS encoding hypothetical protein (product_source=Hypo-rule applied; cath_funfam=2.60.40.10; cleavage_site_network=SignalP-noTM; superfamily=50249,52080), whose translation MKFLLSVFLFLLTLNQLSAQDFIVKNNDDVIRGTIKGTDYFSVFISANDEADVILPAKDVKNFFWNGDSFVSKGFANGRYFEYRFVKVIEMGTVNLYSFGGGTLVPAVKEKKVKFRPSIGIGTGTGGYGGMGMGGGISIGSGRNTAPERPAGAPVIRYFIEKPGAGPLQEVPMKAITEDTKKAEVKNILLQKMGDQPALKAKVEAGTDFNSRDVIEWVKEYNATKK comes from the coding sequence ATGAAATTTCTATTATCTGTTTTTCTTTTCTTACTTACGCTAAATCAACTTTCGGCTCAGGATTTTATTGTTAAAAACAATGATGATGTCATCCGTGGAACGATAAAGGGCACTGATTATTTTTCGGTTTTTATTAGCGCCAATGATGAAGCTGATGTGATTTTGCCTGCAAAGGATGTTAAGAACTTCTTCTGGAACGGTGATAGCTTTGTGAGCAAGGGTTTTGCAAATGGGCGCTATTTCGAATACCGTTTTGTTAAGGTAATCGAAATGGGTACGGTTAATCTTTATTCTTTTGGCGGAGGCACCTTAGTTCCTGCAGTAAAAGAGAAAAAAGTAAAATTCAGACCATCAATTGGTATTGGAACAGGAACCGGTGGTTATGGTGGAATGGGCATGGGTGGAGGCATTAGCATCGGCAGTGGCCGTAATACCGCACCAGAAAGACCTGCAGGTGCGCCTGTTATCCGTTATTTTATTGAAAAACCAGGCGCTGGTCCTTTACAGGAGGTACCGATGAAAGCGATAACCGAAGACACCAAAAAAGCGGAAGTTAAAAATATTTTATTGCAAAAAATGGGCGATCAACCTGCTTTAAAAGCTAAAGTTGAAGCTGGAACTGATTTTAATAGCAGAGATGTAATTGAATGGGTTAAAGAATATAATGCGACAAAGAAATAG